In Haloarcula hispanica ATCC 33960, one DNA window encodes the following:
- a CDS encoding GAF domain-containing protein, whose product MRKLAGETGPAPTDSGTAASKIKVLLVDDYGEFRRTTAELLEHENDRIEVIEAASVEDALSYFGSESIDCIVSDYEMPEADGIEFVETVRQSNGDLPFILLTGQGSEKLASEAVSAGVTDYFVKGGGPEQYAVLTNRIENAVESYRFRRETARLSRINSLFREINRQVLRASTAEEIQEAVCEILTSSDAYQFAWIGEKNEAGDIVPTAGGGDALEYVEAMVSRYGRSVFDDGPFGHAIETGEHQVASDIRTESSVQPWHELASEYGFRSMIVLPIQYTGSVQSVISIYADTPFAFDEAEQAVLTELAEIVADGLHSTATRAELEMREEVLRTITEVFTSRDGALREQIADLMQVGRSVLGTEYATLSRVNGMEYDFEVLQTPDETIFSGGTIPLSETPCAKAIGNEETIVMTDVDAECGDADRDQIWGDEVNRYLGTPLTVGGSIYGTLCFYGSGTGGSEFSDWDVTLVDLLSKWIGNELQTQRAEMGFTQLYETATDLLGVTSEEEAAQIVVSRTRDIIGLPEVVLYAFDSDTNTFRPLSTTETEEQQAIPADGDSFVSSAFFTEETIVCDGNSTSKAGEDTMTDGKAVFVPLGDHGVLRAGDTIGGEFDTQTRRITELLGATIRTAFDRLTYETELEDRQRDLEQQTVQLEQMNRLTELSQKIHERVLRADSRSEIEQAVCDQLVASDICSFAWIGEYESDTDRVTPRTWAGTDRGFLEESRTPSNETPPPPAVQTARTNEQTLNNNIADGLRGKGWQRRLLERGFQSVVSIPLSYQQLSYGILTVYAKTPDVFDLPTQSVLEEVSETVGYAINSIETKQGLVADRAVELQLEATESDDIIHRIAGVADTEITFEGIVPQGDTSCIVFFSTDAPPDDLQACLDILPRIERLECLTDTEDTSLFEATVSGTQLALTVAEQGGAPQLIQSDGETLEIQLEVPQTVDIRQLIAELRRSCPDIELVGRHKRERGVQTRESFHSELTAQLTPRQFEVLLAAFYSGFYQSPRDKTGQEIADTLDISQPTFSHHLRVAVRKLLEQLFSEGGTTQHLDR is encoded by the coding sequence ATGCGGAAGTTGGCCGGTGAGACTGGACCGGCACCAACGGATAGTGGAACGGCAGCCTCGAAAATCAAGGTGTTGTTAGTCGATGACTACGGAGAGTTCCGGCGGACAACGGCGGAACTGCTGGAACACGAGAACGACCGTATCGAGGTTATCGAAGCCGCAAGCGTCGAGGATGCGCTCAGCTACTTCGGTTCCGAGTCGATCGACTGTATCGTCAGTGACTACGAGATGCCCGAAGCAGACGGGATTGAATTCGTAGAAACGGTGCGACAGTCTAACGGCGACCTCCCATTTATCCTGTTGACAGGCCAAGGAAGCGAAAAACTCGCCAGCGAAGCGGTTTCAGCCGGCGTCACCGATTACTTCGTCAAGGGCGGCGGGCCAGAGCAGTACGCGGTGCTCACAAACAGGATAGAGAACGCGGTGGAATCATACCGATTCCGCCGAGAAACAGCGCGACTATCGCGGATTAATTCACTATTCAGGGAAATAAATCGCCAAGTGCTGAGGGCGTCAACAGCCGAAGAGATCCAAGAGGCTGTCTGTGAAATTCTGACCAGTTCGGATGCCTACCAGTTCGCCTGGATCGGCGAAAAAAACGAGGCAGGTGATATCGTCCCCACCGCGGGCGGTGGCGACGCACTCGAATACGTCGAAGCGATGGTCTCCCGCTATGGCCGCTCAGTTTTCGATGACGGGCCGTTCGGCCACGCGATCGAAACCGGCGAACATCAAGTAGCGTCAGATATCCGGACTGAATCATCTGTCCAGCCCTGGCACGAGCTCGCATCGGAGTACGGGTTCCGGTCGATGATCGTTCTCCCGATCCAGTACACTGGATCAGTACAGAGTGTGATTTCGATATACGCGGACACGCCTTTCGCGTTTGACGAAGCGGAGCAGGCAGTGCTGACAGAGCTTGCGGAGATTGTCGCCGATGGCCTCCATTCAACCGCAACGCGTGCCGAACTCGAAATGCGGGAAGAAGTCCTGCGAACAATTACCGAAGTGTTCACATCGCGGGACGGGGCGCTCCGGGAACAGATAGCGGATCTCATGCAAGTCGGTCGTAGCGTGCTTGGAACCGAGTACGCGACGCTCTCTCGCGTCAACGGGATGGAATACGATTTCGAAGTGCTCCAGACACCCGACGAAACGATTTTTTCAGGCGGAACGATTCCGTTGTCGGAAACCCCCTGTGCGAAAGCTATCGGGAACGAGGAGACAATCGTGATGACAGACGTCGATGCCGAATGCGGCGACGCTGACCGAGATCAGATATGGGGCGACGAAGTCAATCGGTATCTCGGAACGCCACTCACTGTGGGTGGGAGCATATACGGGACGCTCTGTTTCTATGGGTCCGGAACGGGCGGATCAGAGTTCTCAGACTGGGACGTGACACTCGTAGACCTTCTGAGCAAGTGGATCGGAAACGAACTACAGACGCAGCGGGCTGAGATGGGTTTTACACAGTTGTACGAAACGGCGACAGATCTCTTGGGTGTGACTTCAGAGGAGGAAGCCGCTCAAATTGTCGTCTCGAGGACCCGTGATATCATCGGTCTCCCTGAGGTCGTGCTGTACGCGTTCGACAGCGATACGAACACCTTTCGCCCGCTTTCGACCACGGAGACCGAGGAGCAACAAGCTATCCCAGCAGACGGTGATAGCTTCGTGAGTTCGGCCTTTTTCACCGAGGAAACTATCGTTTGCGACGGAAACTCGACCTCGAAAGCGGGCGAGGACACGATGACTGACGGAAAGGCCGTGTTTGTCCCGCTGGGCGACCATGGAGTGCTTCGAGCGGGCGACACGATCGGCGGCGAGTTCGATACCCAGACCCGTCGAATTACCGAACTCCTGGGGGCGACGATTCGAACGGCGTTCGATAGGCTGACATACGAGACAGAACTCGAAGACAGGCAGCGCGATCTGGAGCAACAGACGGTTCAGCTCGAGCAGATGAATCGGTTGACAGAGCTGAGTCAGAAAATTCACGAGCGAGTGCTCAGGGCAGACAGTCGCTCAGAAATAGAGCAAGCGGTGTGTGACCAGTTGGTCGCGTCCGACATCTGTTCGTTTGCGTGGATCGGGGAATACGAATCCGATACCGACCGAGTCACGCCACGGACGTGGGCAGGGACCGACCGTGGCTTTCTGGAGGAATCGCGCACGCCCTCCAATGAGACACCGCCTCCACCAGCAGTCCAGACAGCCCGGACTAACGAACAGACGCTGAACAACAATATCGCGGACGGACTCAGGGGAAAAGGGTGGCAACGGCGGCTACTGGAACGTGGGTTCCAGTCAGTCGTCAGCATTCCGCTCAGCTATCAGCAACTCTCCTACGGCATCCTGACTGTGTACGCGAAAACGCCGGACGTTTTCGATCTGCCGACACAGTCAGTACTCGAGGAGGTGAGTGAAACGGTCGGATACGCCATTAACAGCATTGAGACGAAGCAGGGGCTCGTCGCAGATCGGGCTGTCGAACTCCAGCTAGAAGCAACGGAATCCGACGATATCATTCATCGGATTGCGGGCGTCGCCGATACAGAAATCACATTCGAGGGTATCGTCCCACAGGGAGATACCAGCTGTATCGTGTTTTTCAGCACTGACGCTCCACCAGATGACCTACAAGCGTGTTTGGACATTCTTCCCCGAATTGAGCGATTAGAGTGTTTAACTGACACAGAAGACACGAGCTTGTTCGAAGCAACAGTATCGGGTACACAGCTCGCACTGACAGTCGCCGAACAAGGAGGAGCCCCGCAATTAATCCAATCTGATGGGGAGACTCTGGAGATTCAGCTTGAGGTCCCACAGACGGTTGACATTCGCCAGCTCATAGCTGAATTACGGCGTTCATGTCCGGACATCGAACTCGTGGGCCGCCACAAGCGGGAACGTGGTGTCCAAACCCGTGAGTCGTTCCATTCAGAATTGACAGCACAGCTAACCCCCCGCCAATTCGAGGTCCTGCTTGCAGCCTTTTATAGCGGATTCTATCAATCACCCCGTGACAAGACCGGTCAGGAGATCGCCGATACACTCGATATATCACAGCCGACGTTCAGCCACCACCTCCGGGTAGCTGTTCGGAAGCTTCTAGAACAGTTGTTTAGCGAAGGGGGAACGACCCAGCATCTAGATAGATAG
- a CDS encoding HalOD1 output domain-containing protein: MSLEWNETETVFWTNQYESPSEAIVTAIAAKESVTETSLPPLYNRIDPDALDTLVAGQTNDDIQISFTYSGYTVRIRDSETIEITPT; encoded by the coding sequence ATGAGTCTGGAGTGGAACGAGACAGAAACTGTCTTTTGGACAAACCAGTACGAATCACCGAGTGAAGCGATTGTGACCGCTATAGCAGCTAAAGAATCCGTAACGGAAACCAGTCTCCCACCGTTGTACAACCGAATCGACCCGGACGCCCTTGATACCCTTGTCGCAGGGCAGACCAACGACGACATTCAGATTAGTTTCACATACAGTGGGTACACCGTTCGGATTCGAGACAGCGAGACCATCGAGATCACGCCGACGTAA
- a CDS encoding DUF7344 domain-containing protein, whose translation MVEEEPELSRDQMFDILSSSRRRYTLYYLRQQKEPVQLTDLAEELAAWENDTTVEELSSQARKRVYVSLYQTHAPKLQEAGLITYDADTGEIALREDAPEVEPFISNSDDDSKWYQYYGAVALLNAILLLAAIVGVSPLSAISPLVIGLVVISSFLVLSIAHAVSRRRGENDKTFDIGEP comes from the coding sequence ATGGTAGAGGAAGAACCAGAGCTCTCACGCGACCAAATGTTCGACATCCTCAGCAGTTCGAGGCGTCGATATACGCTTTACTATCTACGCCAACAAAAGGAGCCAGTCCAGCTAACCGACTTAGCTGAGGAGTTGGCTGCGTGGGAGAACGACACAACCGTCGAAGAACTCTCCTCGCAGGCGCGAAAGCGGGTGTACGTCTCGCTGTATCAGACCCATGCTCCGAAGCTTCAAGAGGCAGGGCTAATAACGTACGACGCCGATACGGGCGAGATAGCTCTTCGAGAGGATGCTCCGGAGGTTGAACCGTTCATTAGCAATAGTGATGATGATTCTAAATGGTATCAGTACTATGGGGCCGTAGCCCTGTTGAACGCCATTTTACTCCTCGCAGCAATTGTCGGTGTGTCGCCGCTCAGTGCAATCAGTCCATTAGTTATCGGACTAGTCGTCATTAGTTCATTTCTCGTGCTGTCCATTGCTCACGCAGTCTCCAGGCGGCGAGGGGAAAATGACAAGACCTTCGATATCGGCGAGCCGTGA